A stretch of DNA from Kangiella sediminilitoris:
CACCGCCTTTACCACCACCATAGGGTAAACCGACAATAGCACATTTAATTGTCATCCAAAGGGCTAAGGCCTGTACTTCGGGCTGATTAACATCAGGGTGATAACGGATACCGCCCTTTGTTGGTCCTAGTGCGTTATTGTAGCGGCAGCGATAGGCCGTAAAATATTGAGTTGAGCCATCATCCATGCGGACGGGAAGTGAGGCCGTCAGTGTGCGCATTGGCTGCATCAGGCTGTCAATAACCTCAGGGTTAACTCCGGCGTTTTCGCCAATTTCGCGAACTCGTGATAAAGCGTCCTGATAAATTTTTTCGGACATAATCTCTCCCTAGTTTTTAAGAGATCTATGAAATATAGGCGATGGTTATAACATGTGCCTTTAAGAAATCAAAATATGGAGTCTGAATTTAGAGCTGGTCGGAGTTTATAATTTTCGATATAACAGTAGGCATTAGTAAACTAAATTGACCATTTATGAGTACTCTTAAGAATAAAACAATTTGGATAACGGGAGCCTCTTCCGGTATTGGTGAGGCTCTTGCATATGAGTGCGCGCGTCATGGTGCTAGGCTCGTTTTGTCCGCTCGTCGAAAGGATGAGTTAGAGCGAGTGGTAGCCCATTGTGAAGGTAGAGACAAGCATATTATTGTTGGCATGGACTTAGCTGATAGTAACGGCTTTACTGATTTAGCTGACAAAGTCTGGCAGCAGACAAATGGTGTTGATTTATTAATTAATAATGCCGGCTTGAGTCAGCGGGCGCTAGTGATGGATACCTCTCTGGATGTACATAGGACAATTATGGAGATAAATTATTTTGGTACGGTGGCATTAACACAAGCCATACTTCCACTGATGTTAGAACGGGGAGCGGGTGGTGTTATTACAGTTAGCTCTCTAGTCGGCAAATTTACTACGCCATTACGTTCGGCCTATGCTGCATCAAAGCATGCGATTACTGCTTATATGGATAGTCTGCGTGCTGAGTTACATGACACAGGCTTACAGTTCACAACCATCTATCCAGGGTTCATACATACGAACCTCACATATAAAGCACTTTTGGGAGATGGTACGGAGCAGAACACAATGGATCGTGCACAGAAAGAAGGCATGCCTCCCGAAGTCTGTGCAAGTAAGATTATGAAAGCCTATATGAAGGGCAAGGACGAAGCTTTTGTTGGCGGTAAGGA
This window harbors:
- a CDS encoding SDR family oxidoreductase yields the protein MSTLKNKTIWITGASSGIGEALAYECARHGARLVLSARRKDELERVVAHCEGRDKHIIVGMDLADSNGFTDLADKVWQQTNGVDLLINNAGLSQRALVMDTSLDVHRTIMEINYFGTVALTQAILPLMLERGAGGVITVSSLVGKFTTPLRSAYAASKHAITAYMDSLRAELHDTGLQFTTIYPGFIHTNLTYKALLGDGTEQNTMDRAQKEGMPPEVCASKIMKAYMKGKDEAFVGGKETRAVLLKRLFPKLFAKIVRKAKVT